From Mucilaginibacter gotjawali:
TTTATTCTTGTGATCCCCCGGTTTTATATTTCTTATAAAAGAATTTTTATCCTCTTTTTTTACAACAAATGAGGTTTCACTTATAATTTTATTTAGCACGTCCTCTTTATCAATAGGAGTTAAAAAAGCTGTCAATTTTCGTAACCAGGAAGGAAAACTCCCTACCATGTCTTCATATTTAAGCAGCAGTACGTTTTCCCGCGGTAGCAAATAATTACAGTAATCCTCATATTCCGCAGCTAATTCAATAGCATACTTTAAAACAAATTCATCAATTGATAGCTTACTGTATTTTTCCCTGTCTTCAATTACTTCTTTTCTACTCAGGGGATGATTAAATAGTGTCGAAAAATAATGAGACGTTAAAACATCCCGCGGGTCTCTTAACACCAACAGTATTTTAAATTTGTCCAAATTCGGGAAATCATTATAGGACCTGAAAATGTAATAAAAACCCCGTTCCTTTAAAACCTTGCTCATCAAGGCTTTGTTATTATAGTGTTTGGCCTGATCGTCTAATGAAAGCAAACCGCCTAAATTAATAGGAACAAGCTCCTTACGGCCGATAATTTTAATAATTGTGTGTTTTATAAATGTAGAAGCACTTTTGTGTACCGTAAAAAATAAAATACTTTGCTGGCTGCTACTGCTTTTTCTTTTTAATCCTTTAAGTAAAAGAAACTCGTCACTAAAATAAATGGGTCTTAATTGGGTCAACAAAAAAGAATAAGTTTTAAAATACAACGAGTTTTTACTTTTTGTCTTTGCTGTTTTCTCAAGCTTTCTTTGAGTTGATTTAATAAATTCCTTTATCATAGAGTATGTCGTTTTGATCAAAAATTATAATATCACATAAAAATTCCGCTTGATCTGCTGTTAAATATTAACTTTCATATACATGCTTTAAATTGTTGCAATCGCCAAAATTGTCAAAGCTTATTTTAGAAATTTTAAAACAAAATAAAGGGGAAGAAAATCAATCAGGAATTGAACAGCGGCACTTCCAACACTAAATCCAATCATGTTGAATCCGAATTGATAACAAAAGAAAAAATAAAGCAAAACCGAATAGCTTTGGACGGAGTTGCTAAAAACGTTAAACATGTAGGCCATAAAATAGCCGTAACAAAACATTAAACCTATCACCCCGATAAAGCCAAATTGCAAATAGCCTTCGGCCGGCAGCCCGGGTGGTACCGAGCCGCTTGCACCTAATGGGCCGGTAAATAGCGGCTGTATCCTGGTTTCAATAGCAGTTATAGGCTTGTTTACCCAAATCGATCTGGGGATTGGGGCTAAAAAGAAATCAATAAATGAAAGGCCGTATTCCAATTGAAATTTATTTCTCTCAACAGCATCATAAAGCACCCCTGTCTTGTCGGCGCTTAAAAGATTACGGTTACCAAAAACCTTGTCAATAAAACTATCGCCGGTGATGGATAAGTCCTCTTCACTAACATTTCTGCCCGATTGTCTTAAAGCGCCGATGATTACAATTACCAACGCAACAATAACAAAACTGGATGTGACTTTGAACCATGGAAATTTCTTTTTTTCCTGGAACATTAATGAAAGCATCATCCAATAAAATATGTCCCAAATAATCGGGAGTCTTGAACTTAAAAAGAGATTGGGAGCATTTCCAACAATAAAGAAAAAAATTAAAAGTATACCATGCCAACTCATCATTTTCTTACCTCTGGCATAAAACCAGGTAATATAAATCAGAAAAGCAGTTTTACCCTGCAGCAATAAATCCCGGGGAATACCTAAGGATGTCCTGGATAATTGCCCCTGGTCATCCGAAACAAGCTCATATTTTTTGGTGAACGACGTAAAAAACTGGACACCAAAAATCTTATAAAAAATAAAAAGACCTATTGAAGATAAGACGAGCAAGGCCAATAAAACAGGTACCAGCCTTTTTTCCTTTTTAAAAAAACTTATTGTAAAAAAACCTTTTTTCCACTTGCTTAACTTTGTTACTCTTTTTCCAACAACATAACCAACCATCATTATAGCAAGTCCCAGAATATTTATTATACCACCATTTATGGCGATTTGTATCCCTCGTCCGAGCAGCAAAAACTCCGTAACGTTTGGTCTGTCAGGAAAAAAAAACATGTATACCAACCTGCAGACGGAGCCGCCAAATACGTCGAGGAAAATAAAGTTAATTGGCTCTAATAAACTTGTGTTTTTGTTTAAGCTATAATAAATGCAAAAAAGCCCCCAGGTTGCTCCTGCAAGCAGGAGGTACGAATAACTCGGATCGAAAAAAACACCAATAAAACCTATAAAAAGCAGTATTCCGGCGATTAAAGAAAAAATGAAATTTATCTGATTGTTTATGTAAAAGGTTTTAATTTTCATTTTATAATATTACATGGTACAGAAAATCAATCCAGCTTTTATTTTTTCTTATAATATAAAATAGTCAGATACCTTTCAAGCGGTCAGTCATTTTAGTTAACCTGTATTATCTCAGGCTATGCTTTTTTGCTTTTTCTCTTAAACAGCTTCGCAACAAATGACTTGGGTTTGTTGTCATCGCTGTAATAACCATAACCGTAGCCATAACCATAGCCGTAGCCGTAGCCGTAACCATAACCATAACCCTGGGTAGTCAAAATATCGTTAACAACAATTGCAATTTGTTTCATTTTCCCGGTTTTATGCAAATCAAACGGAATTTTCAGGTGCCCTTTTAACGTGTATTTCTGCCTAACCAGATAAAGAGCCAGGTCAGCATATTCATTTAAAAGTTGTGCATCGGATACGATACCTATAGGAGGTGTATCGATAATTATATAATCAAATTGTTTTTTTAATTCGTCCATTAATATTTTCATCTTGCCATTGAGCAATGTCTCCGCCGGATTTGGCGGAACGGGCCCTGATGTAATGATAAACAGATTTTCATTTATCGAGGTAGGCAAAATAATATCGGATATTTTTACATCTTTTGAAATAATGTAATTGGTAAAGCCAAAATCATTTGCAATACCTAATTTGGATGATAAATTAGGTTTTCGCAAGTCAAGTTCCATTAATAAAACCTTTTTATCAGTAATGGCCAGGGCTGCACCCAGGTTCACCGCAGTAAACGATTTTCCTTCTCCGGCTATACTTGACGTCACGATGATCGTCTTTTCCGATTCCTTACTCAGGAAAAACGAAAGGTTTGTTCTTAAAGCCCTAAACTGTTCGGCAATTGCGCTGCGATTATTACTGGTTATTGAGATATTATTCATTGATTCACCATGGCTGATCTCACCAATTATTGGTAAACTACTAAGCCTGGTGACATCATTCCTTGACATCACCTTCTTATTTAATATCTCCTTAAAGTAAATAGAGGTGGCTG
This genomic window contains:
- a CDS encoding sulfotransferase domain-containing protein: MIKEFIKSTQRKLEKTAKTKSKNSLYFKTYSFLLTQLRPIYFSDEFLLLKGLKRKSSSSQQSILFFTVHKSASTFIKHTIIKIIGRKELVPINLGGLLSLDDQAKHYNNKALMSKVLKERGFYYIFRSYNDFPNLDKFKILLVLRDPRDVLTSHYFSTLFNHPLSRKEVIEDREKYSKLSIDEFVLKYAIELAAEYEDYCNYLLPRENVLLLKYEDMVGSFPSWLRKLTAFLTPIDKEDVLNKIISETSFVVKKEDKNSFIRNIKPGDHKNKLKPETIDALNKLFYSSMLKLGYEI
- a CDS encoding O-antigen polymerase, whose product is MKIKTFYINNQINFIFSLIAGILLFIGFIGVFFDPSYSYLLLAGATWGLFCIYYSLNKNTSLLEPINFIFLDVFGGSVCRLVYMFFFPDRPNVTEFLLLGRGIQIAINGGIINILGLAIMMVGYVVGKRVTKLSKWKKGFFTISFFKKEKRLVPVLLALLVLSSIGLFIFYKIFGVQFFTSFTKKYELVSDDQGQLSRTSLGIPRDLLLQGKTAFLIYITWFYARGKKMMSWHGILLIFFFIVGNAPNLFLSSRLPIIWDIFYWMMLSLMFQEKKKFPWFKVTSSFVIVALVIVIIGALRQSGRNVSEEDLSITGDSFIDKVFGNRNLLSADKTGVLYDAVERNKFQLEYGLSFIDFFLAPIPRSIWVNKPITAIETRIQPLFTGPLGASGSVPPGLPAEGYLQFGFIGVIGLMFCYGYFMAYMFNVFSNSVQSYSVLLYFFFCYQFGFNMIGFSVGSAAVQFLIDFLPLYFVLKFLK